A genomic window from Gossypium hirsutum isolate 1008001.06 chromosome D12, Gossypium_hirsutum_v2.1, whole genome shotgun sequence includes:
- the LOC107936869 gene encoding uncharacterized protein — translation MAKFGVLILFIFSMFYVAMPNNLTLIPEQITFPHPLCRSQIALVNFACAMVPVLPMPHPPPPPADGNGHRHRHRRRHRHRHRHGSHETPEQRYCCEWLRQMDTLCVCEILYHLPPFLWKPNHKYTVVVDDECSVTFLCEGRQRL, via the coding sequence ATGGCAAAATTTGGGGTCCTTATATTGTTCATCTTCTCCATGTTCTACGTTGCAATGCCTAATAACCTGACCTTAATCCCAGAACAAATAACATTTCCACATCCACTTTGCAGGTCCCAAATCGCGCTGGTGAACTTTGCATGCGCGATGGTGCCTGTACTCCCGATGCCACATCCCCCTCCTCCGCCGGCAGATGGGAATGGGCATAGACACCGACACCGGCGTCGACACAGGCACAGGCATAGACATGGGAGTCATGAGACACCCGAACAGCGTTACTGTTGTGAATGGCTGAGGCAAATGGACACGTTGTGTGTGTGCGAGATACTGTATCACTTGCCGCCTTTCCTTTGGAAGCCTAATCATAAGTATACCGTCGTCGTCGACGATGAATGCAGCGTCACCTTCTTGTGTGAAGGTCGGCAACGGCTTTGA
- the LOC107936892 gene encoding nuclear mitotic apparatus protein 1 isoform X2 has protein sequence MGFKKVYKCLMDIFPQVDSRILKAVAIENSKDVDAAAEIVLCEILPYLSKRTVAGSSSSWNRSPPVQANEAVDEEESNQSRLNNVLLGKTACSSAEPLFKPNKVARDIGLTGAATNLDSVEPPNAASTSKFHENKNNEPAGIETDELILLGSSERSGESGKDRSGVILNTSGIKSSLLYVNHEIRESGSSSKDRPIDIEDGFVRAPHASSDTADNSTSLLENTGTSGSSSGCLIFDGPVDLHAVLCRNSSLNATLVGEENAVAALVPSSSQEQMQEALRAGLHSESSHSSDSEKQESGALGNIEDDTFNPVVSRSSQTCRIDLLEEVIEDAKNNKAMQSIMNLMREVELQEEAAEQAKEECARGGSDILVKVEELKQMLPHAKEANDMHAGEVYGEKAILATEVRELQSRLHSLSEERDRSLSVLDEMHQTLEARQAAAKELMKAAEQEKLEKEESALNALAEQEAIMLKVVQESETLQQEAEENSKLREFLMDCGQIVDSLQGEISVICQDVRLLKEKFDERIPLSKSISSSQTSCILASSSSSLKSMASDLGPEQGEATKILEKKSPTPSVDMQSRKSRSSEEQYKGDDKELLDDGWEFFDDAEIKI, from the exons ATGGGGTTTAAAAAGGTTTATAAATGCTTGATGGATATTTTCCCGCAG GTTGATTCACGAATTCTAAAAGCTGTTGCTATCGAGAACTCTAAGGATGTGGACGCTGCTGCGGAGATTGTTCTGTGTGAGATTCTGCCTTACCTATCTAAACGAACTGTGGCTGGTAGTTCTTCCTCATGGAATCGGAGCCCTCCTGTGCAAGCAAATGAAG CTGTCGACGAGGAAGAAAGCAATCAATCAAGGCTGAATAATGTGTTGTTGGGGAAAACAGCATGCTCTTCTGCAGAACCATTGTTCAAACCAAATAAAGTTGCCAGAGACATTGGTCTTACAGGTGCTGCCACCAATTTGGATTCTGTTGAGCCACCAAATGCAGCGAGTACTTCAAAATTTCATGAGAACAAAAATAATGAGCCTGCTGGTATTGAAACTGATGAATTGATTTTGTTGGGGAGCTCAGAAAGAAGTGGTGAAAGTGGGAAAGATAGATCTGGTGTCATCTTGAATACTTCAGGGATCAAGAGTTCTCTTCTATATGTGAATCATGAAATTAGGGAGTCTGGTTCATCGAGTAAAGACCGACCCATAGACATTGAAGATGGGTTTGTAAGGGCTCCTCATGCTTCATCAGATACTGCTGATAATTCTACCTCACTTCTGGAGAATACTGGTACTAGTGGCAGCTCTAGTGGTTGTTTAATTTTTGATGGGCCTGTGGACTTGCATGCAGTTTTATGCAGAAACAGTTCATTAAATGCAACCTTGGTAGGGGAAGAAAATGCTGTGGCTGCTCTGGTTCCATCATCTTCTCAAGAACAAATGCAAGAAGCCCTGAGAGCTGGTCTTCATTCTGAAAGTAGTCACTCTAGTGATTCTGAGAAACAAGAAAGCGGTGCATTGGGTAATATTGAGGATGATACCTTCAATCCTGTGGTTAGTAGGTCTAGTCAAACATGCAGAATTGATCTACTTGAAGAGGTCATTGAAGATGCTAAAAATAACAAG GCTATGCAGTCAATCATGAACTTGATGAGAGAAGTTGAACTTCAAGAGGAAGCTGCAGAACAAGCAAAAGAGGAATGTGCCAGGGGTGGTTCAGATATTCTCGTCAAGGTGGAGGAACTTAAACAGATGCTGCCACATGCAAAGGAAGCAAATGACATG CATGCTGGAGAAGTATATGGGGAGAAGGCAATTCTAGCCACTGAAGTGAGAGAGCTTCAAAGTCGCTTGCACAGCTTGTCAGAAGAAAGAGATAGATCTCTTTCCGTTCTCGATGAG ATGCATCAAACCCTTGAAGCTCGACAAGCTGCTGCAAAGGAGTTGATGAAAGCTGCAGAGCAGGAAAAGCTGGAAAAAGAAGAATCTGCCCTTAATGCTCTTGCTGAGCAAGAAGCCATTATGTTGAAAGTGGTCCAAGAGTCAGAGACCTTACAGCAGGAGGCAGAAGAAAATTCCAAG CTACGTGAGTTTCTTATGGACTGTGGTCAGATTGTTGACTCATTACA GGGAGAAATATCTGTTATTTGCCAGGATGTGAGATTGCTTAAAGAGAAGTTCGATGAGCGTATCCCATTGAGCAAATCCATTTCCTCAAGCCAAACCAGCTGCATCCTGGCCTCTTCCAGCTCATCTCTGAAAAGCATGGCGTCTGATCTTGGTCCCGAGCAGGGAGAGGCGACTAAAATCCTGGAGAAGAAAAGCCCAACACCATCTGTTGATATGCAGTCACGAAAAAGTAGATCATCCGAAGAACAATACAAAGGTGATGACAAGGAGTTATTGGATGATGGGTGGGAATTTTTTGATGATGCTGAAATCAAGATATAG
- the LOC107936892 gene encoding nuclear mitotic apparatus protein 1 isoform X1 produces MGFKKVYKCLMDIFPQVDSRILKAVAIENSKDVDAAAEIVLCEILPYLSKRTVAGSSSSWNRSPPVQANEAVDEEESNQSRLNNVLLGKTACSSAEPLFKPNKVARDIGLTGAATNLDSVEPPNAASTSKFHENKNNEPAGIETDELILLGSSERSGESGKDRSGVILNTSGIKSSLLYVNHEIRESGSSSKDRPIDIEDGFVRAPHASSDTADNSTSLLENTGTSGSSSGCLIFDGPVDLHAVLCRNSSLNATLVGEENAVAALVPSSSQEQMQEALRAGLHSESSHSSDSEKQESGALGNIEDDTFNPVVSRSSQTCRIDLLEEVIEDAKNNKKTLFQAMQSIMNLMREVELQEEAAEQAKEECARGGSDILVKVEELKQMLPHAKEANDMHAGEVYGEKAILATEVRELQSRLHSLSEERDRSLSVLDEMHQTLEARQAAAKELMKAAEQEKLEKEESALNALAEQEAIMLKVVQESETLQQEAEENSKLREFLMDCGQIVDSLQGEISVICQDVRLLKEKFDERIPLSKSISSSQTSCILASSSSSLKSMASDLGPEQGEATKILEKKSPTPSVDMQSRKSRSSEEQYKGDDKELLDDGWEFFDDAEIKI; encoded by the exons ATGGGGTTTAAAAAGGTTTATAAATGCTTGATGGATATTTTCCCGCAG GTTGATTCACGAATTCTAAAAGCTGTTGCTATCGAGAACTCTAAGGATGTGGACGCTGCTGCGGAGATTGTTCTGTGTGAGATTCTGCCTTACCTATCTAAACGAACTGTGGCTGGTAGTTCTTCCTCATGGAATCGGAGCCCTCCTGTGCAAGCAAATGAAG CTGTCGACGAGGAAGAAAGCAATCAATCAAGGCTGAATAATGTGTTGTTGGGGAAAACAGCATGCTCTTCTGCAGAACCATTGTTCAAACCAAATAAAGTTGCCAGAGACATTGGTCTTACAGGTGCTGCCACCAATTTGGATTCTGTTGAGCCACCAAATGCAGCGAGTACTTCAAAATTTCATGAGAACAAAAATAATGAGCCTGCTGGTATTGAAACTGATGAATTGATTTTGTTGGGGAGCTCAGAAAGAAGTGGTGAAAGTGGGAAAGATAGATCTGGTGTCATCTTGAATACTTCAGGGATCAAGAGTTCTCTTCTATATGTGAATCATGAAATTAGGGAGTCTGGTTCATCGAGTAAAGACCGACCCATAGACATTGAAGATGGGTTTGTAAGGGCTCCTCATGCTTCATCAGATACTGCTGATAATTCTACCTCACTTCTGGAGAATACTGGTACTAGTGGCAGCTCTAGTGGTTGTTTAATTTTTGATGGGCCTGTGGACTTGCATGCAGTTTTATGCAGAAACAGTTCATTAAATGCAACCTTGGTAGGGGAAGAAAATGCTGTGGCTGCTCTGGTTCCATCATCTTCTCAAGAACAAATGCAAGAAGCCCTGAGAGCTGGTCTTCATTCTGAAAGTAGTCACTCTAGTGATTCTGAGAAACAAGAAAGCGGTGCATTGGGTAATATTGAGGATGATACCTTCAATCCTGTGGTTAGTAGGTCTAGTCAAACATGCAGAATTGATCTACTTGAAGAGGTCATTGAAGATGCTAAAAATAACAAG AAAACTTTGTTTCAGGCTATGCAGTCAATCATGAACTTGATGAGAGAAGTTGAACTTCAAGAGGAAGCTGCAGAACAAGCAAAAGAGGAATGTGCCAGGGGTGGTTCAGATATTCTCGTCAAGGTGGAGGAACTTAAACAGATGCTGCCACATGCAAAGGAAGCAAATGACATG CATGCTGGAGAAGTATATGGGGAGAAGGCAATTCTAGCCACTGAAGTGAGAGAGCTTCAAAGTCGCTTGCACAGCTTGTCAGAAGAAAGAGATAGATCTCTTTCCGTTCTCGATGAG ATGCATCAAACCCTTGAAGCTCGACAAGCTGCTGCAAAGGAGTTGATGAAAGCTGCAGAGCAGGAAAAGCTGGAAAAAGAAGAATCTGCCCTTAATGCTCTTGCTGAGCAAGAAGCCATTATGTTGAAAGTGGTCCAAGAGTCAGAGACCTTACAGCAGGAGGCAGAAGAAAATTCCAAG CTACGTGAGTTTCTTATGGACTGTGGTCAGATTGTTGACTCATTACA GGGAGAAATATCTGTTATTTGCCAGGATGTGAGATTGCTTAAAGAGAAGTTCGATGAGCGTATCCCATTGAGCAAATCCATTTCCTCAAGCCAAACCAGCTGCATCCTGGCCTCTTCCAGCTCATCTCTGAAAAGCATGGCGTCTGATCTTGGTCCCGAGCAGGGAGAGGCGACTAAAATCCTGGAGAAGAAAAGCCCAACACCATCTGTTGATATGCAGTCACGAAAAAGTAGATCATCCGAAGAACAATACAAAGGTGATGACAAGGAGTTATTGGATGATGGGTGGGAATTTTTTGATGATGCTGAAATCAAGATATAG
- the LOC107936876 gene encoding uncharacterized protein gives MGGSSISMRNMKVRTWERCSKQIREQRGRLYIIWRCTVLLLCWHE, from the coding sequence ATGGGAGGAAGCTCAATTTCAATGAGGAATATGAAGGTACGGACATGGGAAAGGTGTTCGAAGCAAATAAGAGAGCAGAGGGGAAGGCTTTATATTATATGGAGATGTACTGTGTTACTCCTTTGTTGGCATGAATGA
- the LOC107936858 gene encoding EID1-like F-box protein 3, whose product MSAAQRRRVNVHPSDEPESDYSGILNEGILLLLFESIKWDLQVLCLTASVNRKLRAIAKRLLWRKLCVFRAPCMVAALANGAPNGRIGGGWDALAKLMFFCSGCESTRHFIVSRAIPGHFTQASRFSKTSGRSFLAKKCRGDLLFVSDPCEHPMGDKEDDLGIFRGVFRGFMRSKTRACLLRRQVPFDERVRCPYCGTRVWSMTAARLVPKSAARRLGSGDRRLEYFVCVNGHLHGACWLVPLSSDEEVCDVGEEDVDGDDDDVNEDHAGYDEVDGDACSHQTVTNGSTSSLGEDVLGGGPIDLLLNL is encoded by the coding sequence atgagtGCTGCCCAGAGACGGCGAGTGAATGTTCATCCGAGTGATGAGCCTGAGTCGGATTACTCGGGGATATTGAACGAGGGTATTCTCTTACTCCTCTTTGAGTCCATAAAATGGGACTTACAGGTCCTTTGCTTGACTGCTTCGGTGAATCGCAAGCTTCGAGCTATAGCGAAACGGTTGTTGTGGCGAAAGCTCTGCGTGTTTCGAGCGCCGTGCATGGTTGCAGCATTGGCCAACGGAGCACCTAATGGAAGAATTGGTGGTGGATGGGATGCGCTCGCGAAGCTCATGTTTTTCTGCAGCGGTTGTGAGTCGACTCGTCATTTCATAGTCAGTCGGGCTATTCCGGGTCATTTCACCCAAGCTTCTCGGTTTTCGAAGACTTCGGGTCGGAGTTTCTTGGCCAAGAAGTGTCGGGGCGATTTGTTGTTCGTGAGTGACCCGTGCGAGCATCCAATGGGGGATAAGGAAGACGATCTGGGGATATTCCGAGGGGTATTTCGGGGATTCATGAGATCTAAGACAAGAGCCTGTTTGCTCAGACGGCAAGTACCGTTCGACGAGAGAGTGAGGTGCCCTTATTGTGGGACCCGAGTCTGGAGCATGACGGCGGCTCGGCTCGTCCCCAAGAGCGCGGCTAGGCGGCTCGGGTCGGGTGACCGAAGGCTGGAGTATTTCGTTTGTGTGAACGGGCACTTGCACGGGGCTTGCTGGCTCGTACCTCTGTCGTCCGATGAAGAAGTATGTGACGTTGGGGAGGAAGACGTGGACGGCGACGACGATGATGTGAATGAAGATCATGCCGGCTATGATGAGGTCGATGGGGACGCGTGTAGCCATCAGACGGTGACAAATGGAAGCACGAGCTCGTTAGGGGAAGATGTTTTAGGCGGTGGGCCCATCGATTTATTGCTGAACTtgtaa
- the LOC107936860 gene encoding mediator of RNA polymerase II transcription subunit 33B: protein MTVSIQAKGTTVWDWVLECTKSAREKNSDPLLWAVQLGSSLNSAGVSLPSIDLAHLLVSYICWDNHVPIAWKFLEKALTVKFVPPMLVLALLSSRVIPNRKFHPAAYRLYMELLRRHASALKCQISGPNYLKIMKSIDDVLHLSKIFGVQASEPGLLLVEFVFSIVWQLLDASLDDEGLLELTPEKRSIWPIVTQDMEIDNADNFHEKRNDHHDVLYKRNTMMAIEIIGEFLQNKVTSRILLLAQRNIPSHWEAFIQQLRVLSAKSVILRNSKHTTPEALLQLTSDTRKVLSRKCKTPSQQEFHLLIGSRSLTSASGRCHGTSPSAHWLPIDLFLEDAMDRSEVAATGATERLTGLLKALQAVNSTTWHDTFLGLWLAALRLVQRERDISEGPMPRLDTCLCLLLSISPLAVTNIVEEEKSELIDEIDCSQTTQTKEKQAPGRCHKGLISSLQMLNDYEALLTPPQSVRSVANQAAAKAIMVISGLTVGNGYYECMSSNDMPINCSGNMWHLIVEACIARNLLDTSAYVWPGYVNARPNIPRSVPSQVPGWSSLMKGSPLTPTLVNALIATPASSLAEIEKIYEIATKGSNDEKIYAASILCGASLIRGWNIQEHAILFITSLLSPPVPSDYSESESYLISYAPLLNVLLLGISSADCVQILSLHGMVPILAGMLMPLCEVFGSTAPDVSWTLPTGEELTSHAVFTNAFTLLLRLWRFDHPPVEHVMMGDATPVGSQLSPEYLLLVRNSKVSDFGKSPKDHLKMKRLSKNLNLTLELIFMDSFPKLKGWYRQHNKCIASTLSGLVQGTTVHQIVDALLNMMFRKISRSGQSSGSSSPSTSGADDVPLTLNVPAWDILEATPYVLDAALTACAHGRLSPRELATGLKDLADFLPATLATIVSYFSAEVTRGIWKPVFMNGSDWPSPAANLSNIEQQIKKIIAATGVDVPSLTTGRSSPAMLPLPLAALVSLTITYKLDKASERFLVLIGPALSSLAEGCPWPCMPIIASLWAQKVKRWNDFFVFSASRTVFHHSSDAVVQLLRSCFTSTLGLSPSTIYSNGGVGALIGHGFGSHFSGGMSPVSPGILYLRVHRSVRDIMFMTEEIVSLLMSSVRDIAGSREKPKNTKFGLRYGQVSLGAAMARVKLAASLGASLVWLSGGLSLVQSLIKETLPSWFISAHSADQDAGEPAGIVAMLGGYALAYFVVLCGTFAWGVDSASPASKRRPKVLGSHLEFLASAIDGKISLGCDYATWRAYVVRFVSLMVGCTQKWILDVNIDVLKRLSYGLIRWNEEELAMALLGLGGVRATTAAAELIIEIGA from the exons ATGACGGTGTCTATACAGGCGAAGGGTACTACTGTTTGGGACTGGGTACTGGAGTGCACTAAGTCTGCTCGGGAAAAGAACAGTGACCCACTTCTATGGGCGGTTCAACTCGGTTCTAGCCTTAACTCGGCTGGGGTTTCTTTGCCTTCAATCGACCTAGCTCACCTCCTTGTCTCCTACATATGCTGGGATAATCACGTGCCTATCGCGTGGAAGTTCCTAGAGAAGGCCCTGACTGTCAAATTCGTTCCTCCTATGCTCGTTCTCGCCCTGCTCTCTTCCAG GGTCATTCCAAATCGTAAGTTTCACCCTGCAGCATATCGGCTTTACATGGAACTGCTTAGGAGACATGCCTCtgcacttaaatgtcaaattagtGGACCAAATTATCTAAA GATTATGAAATCAATAGATGATGTTCTTCACCTTTCCAAGATATTTGGTGTTCAAGCATCCGAACCTGGTCTGCTTCTAGTTGAATTTGTATTTTCAATTGTATGGCAACTACTTGATGCATCATTGGATGATGAAGGGTTACTGGAACTTACTCCAGAAAAGAGATCAATATGGCCTATTGTAACTCAAGACATGGAAATCGATAATGCTGATAACTTTCATGAAAAGAGAAATGACCACCATGATGTGCTATATAAAAGAAATACTATGATGGCTATTGAGATTATTGGGGAGTTTCTGCAAAATAAAGTAACTTCAAGGATTCTTTTATTGGCACAAAGAAATAT TCCATCACATTGGGAAGCTTTCATTCAGCAATTAAGAGTTCTTTCCGCGAAGTCAGTGATATTGAGGAATTCAAAACATACAACTCCAGAGGCCCTTTTGCAGTTGACATCTGATACACGTAAAGTTCTATCTAGGAAATGTAAAACACCGTCACAACAAGAGTTTCATCTTCTCATAGGCTCTAGGTCTCTAACATCTGCATCTGGTCGGTGTCACGGGACTAGTCCTTCTGCACATTGGCTTCCTATTGACCTGTTTCTTGAGGATGCTATGGACAGATCGGAGGTGGCAGCAACTGGTGCTACTGAAAGACTTACTG GTTTACTGAAAGCTTTACAGGCTGTCAACAGTACAACATGGCACGATACATTTCTAGGTCTATGGCTTGCAGCTTTGAGGCTTGTTCAAAGG GAAAGGGACATTAGTGAGGGTCCTATGCCTCGCCTTGACACCTGCCTGTGCTTGTTATTGTCTATTTCTCCTCTTGCGGTGACTAATATTGTGGAGGAAGAGAAATCTGAATTGATCGATGAAATTGATTGCAGCCAAACCactcaaacaaaagaaaaacaagccCCTGGGAGATGCCATAAGGGTTTAATATCCAGCTTACAGATGTTGAATGATTACGAGGCTTTACTGACTCCTCCTCAATCAGTTCGTTCAGTAGCCAATCAGGCTGCTGCCAAAGCAATCATGGTTATTTCAGGTCTCACTGTTGGTAATGGATACTATGAGTGCATGAGCAGTAATGACATGCCTATTAATTGCT CTGGAAATATGTGGCATCTGATTGTCGAGGCTTGTATTGCTAGAAATCTATTGGACACATCTGCATATGTCTGGCCTGGTTATGTAAATGCACGTCCAAATATACCCCGTAGTGTTCCTAGTCAAGTCCCTGGTTGGTCATCACTGATGAAAGGATCCCCTCTAACTCCAACACTGGTAAATGCTTTGATTGCAACTCCAGCTTCCAG CTTAGCCGAGATagagaaaatatatgaaattgcaACCAAAGGTTCAAATGATGAGAAGATATATGCAGCTAGCATTCTTTGTGGAGCATCTCTAATTCGTGGTTGGAATATACAG GAACATGCCATTCTCTTCATTACAAGTTTGTTATCGCCACCAGTTCCTTCAGATTATTCTGAGAGTGAGAGCTATTTGATCAGTTATGCCCCACTTTTGAATGTTCTTCTTCTTGGAATATCATCTGCAGATTGTGTCCAGATCTTATCTTTACACGGCATG GTTCCAATACTTGCTGGTATGTTGATGCCCCTTTGCGAGGTTTTTGGGTCAACTGCTCCCGATGTTTCATGGACTCTTCCAACAGGGGAAGAACTAACTAGTCATGCGGTATTCACCAATGCATTTACACTTTTACTGAGATTATGGAGGTTTGATCATCCACCTGTTGAACATGTGATGATGGGAGATGCAACACCGGTGGGATCCCAACTAAGCCCTGAATATCTGTTGTTGGTTCGAAACTCGAAAGTATCGGATTTCGGAAAATCACCCAAGgatcatttgaaaatgaaaagGCTATCGAAAAATTTAAACCTCACCTTGGAACtcatatttatggattcctttcCCAAGTTGAAAGGCTGGTATCGTCAGCATAACAAATGTATTGCTTCCACCCTGTCAGGACTTGTTCAAGGGACCACTGTTCATCAAATTGTTGATGCACTCCTCAATATGATGTTCAGGAAGATAAGCAGGAGTGGTCAGTCTTCTGGAAGCAGTAGCCCTTCTACATCTGGAGCTGATGATGTGCCCTTAACACTAAATGTGCCCGCATGGGATATCTTGGAAGCCACTCCATATGTGCTTGATGCAGCTCTGACTGCCTGTGCTCATGGAAGACTCTCGCCCCGTGAACTGGCAACAG GACTCAAAGATCTTGCTGATTTCCTTCCAGCAACGTTGGCGACCATTGTTAGCTACTTTTCTGCTGAAGTAACACGAGGTATATGGAAGCCGGTTTTTATGAATGGATCAGATTGGCCAAGTCCAGCTGCAAATTTATCCAACATCGAGcagcaaattaaaaaaattatagctGCCACTGGTGTTGATGTCCCAAGCCTTACCACAG GGAGGAGCTCTCCAGCTATGCTTCCTCTTCCCTTGGCTGCCCTTGTTAGTCTAACGATAACATATAAACTCGATAAAGCCTCGGAACGTTTCCTTGTATTAATCGGCCCAGCATTGAGTTCCCTCGCTGAAGGTTGTCCCTGGCCTTGTATGCCAATTATAGCCTCACTATGGGCTCAGAAGGTTAAGCGTTGGAAcgatttctttgtgttttctgcTTCTCGTACAGTCTTCCACCACAGTAGTGATGCTGTGGTTCAGCTTCTTAGGAGTTGCTTCACCTCTACTCTCGGATTAAGCCCTTCCACCATTTACAGCAACGGTGGAGTGGGTGCACTCATTGGCCATGGATTTGGCTCTCATTTCTCCGGGGGAATGTCTCCGGTTTCCCCAGGGATTCTTTACTTACGAGTGCATCGATCAGTCAGAGATATCATGTTTATGACCGAAGAAATCGTTTCTCTTTTAATGTCTTCGGTAAGAGATATTGCAGGTAGCAGGGAGAAACCAAAAAACACAAAGTTTGGCCTGAGGTATGGACAAGTTTCTCTTGGTGCTGCAATGGCTCGTGTCAAACTCGCTGCATCACTTGGGGCTTCATTGGTTTGGCTCTCTGGTGGATTAAGCTTGGTACAATCGCTGATCAAAGAAACACTACCATCTTGGTTTATATCAGCTCATTCAGCTGACCAGGATGCAGGGGAACCTGCAGGTATAGTTGCCATGCTAGGGGGTTATGCACTTGCATACTTTGTAGTGCTTTGTGGTACCTTTGCATGGGGCGTGGACTCGGCCTCACCAGCATCGAAACGGAGACCTAAAGTTCTTGGATCACACTTGGAGTTTCTTGCAAGTGCAATAGACGGTAAAATATCACTCGGATGCGATTATGCGACTTGGCGAGCATATGTAGTACGGTTCGTGAGCCTGATGGTAGGTTGCACCCAGAAGTGGATTTTGGACGTCAATATTGACGTCTTGAAAAGGCTGAGCTACGGATTGATACGGTGGAATGAGGAAGAACTAGCTATGGCTTTGCTTGGACTCGGTGGTGTCCGAGCTACGACTGCAGCTGCCGAATTGATTATCGAAATTGGGGCCTGA